The sequence below is a genomic window from Bactrocera neohumeralis isolate Rockhampton chromosome 4, APGP_CSIRO_Bneo_wtdbg2-racon-allhic-juicebox.fasta_v2, whole genome shotgun sequence.
AAGCAATAATAATGTATAATGTTACTTAACCAATAATAATCCTGATAAATAGTTCTCGACACAAATTCAAATAGTCATAGAGTTCCAGATTAAATAAATAGATTAATTCCGAATAAATATACTCAAGGCAGAAAATCGTTGGAATGAagcaatatattttagaatCTCATAAACATAGACGCTAAACTGCTTTAGAAACAGTTACGCTTCAAGGGAAGTTTAACCCAACTAAAGCTGCCGATTTTGATCAGGGTTTTAAACGTACTTTTGTCGTTTTCAATGggatataaaatttaactattcATCACTGTATAATGCTGTGAAGAATTTTCAACTGCCTGAATTTCGATTTACCATTTGAAATAACTCTAATTAAACGACAACTCTAATTAACTGTTAACccttttactaaaaaattttcttagagCTTGTGGTGTCTTCAAAGGTAACTTGGTTACTTATTAGAGGGTGTTTCAAATATCAACCTCAAAAAAACTTGCAATAATTAGATGATTTTCACGTAACCGGAAACTGCGTAAAAACCTACATACTTGAATAGTCTGCAAGGAAgaaatattcataataaaacGCTATTGGCCTTaatgaagtaattaaaattatagatcaatcaaaaaataaataatcacaCGTAATCAAACCAAGCGCAGACCCGGTTCACCTTTAGGTTATTAAAAGTGATGTTTAAACTAAAACTTTATGGCTCATCACTTCACTTTTGACAGCGCACACTCAACGCAAACATTAGCCATTTTAAAAGTTTCCTGCTTGATGGCTTTCATCCCACCTTCCACGAAAAACCGCACAAATCAGAAAAATgtgcacacaaatatttatgaaacaGCAGACGGCACTTACCTTCTTCTCCTTTTCATCCTCCGCATCGACCCACTGCAAATGTTTTTCCTTCTGCAAGTCATCGTCAGTATGGCACCAACGCGCTTTCTTTTTCGGCTTTTCCTCATCCGTGTCATCCATGTCAATCTGATCCTTATATGAATTGCTCTCGTCGCCCGATTGTTTCTCGTCATTCAACTGTAACTTAGGTATTTTGTTCAAATTCCAGGTGTAGGTGGCAGTTAGGAAATCTTCGTCATCATCAGCTTCGTCATCATAAGTGGCATCGTCATCGTCATCAACACTATTGCCTGCCACGTCAGCGGCCTCCGTTTCAACATCACTACCTGAGTCGTCACTAACGAGTCTGGCTGTTACAACATCTTCGTCGGAATCCTCGTTGTCATCATCATCGACATAATCCTGAGCTTCATCATCCGTCGTCGTTATATCGCCGTAATCTTTGTCACCTGCAATAACATTAACGCTGTCATTGACATTGTCATGATGATGTTGTTGCTTATATTGTTTGCGCTGCGGCACACTCGACTTGGCCGGTCTCATTCGTGTCAGAAACGCATATGGTATAGCGGCTTCTGCCTCACTGCCAGTGTTGATTTTTACCGGATCCACTGCGCGCAAAACGTAATTACTTGTTCCACTTTCAACGCCCTGAAAACAGGCTGCTTTGCGCGCTCCATTACGTTCTTTCATATTTCTACTCTCGCAAGCAttttcatcatcatcatcgtcagcGTCACCGTCGCCGCCGCCGACATCAGCAACGTCATAATCGTCATCCGTGTCTGCTTCATTTGATTCATAATTGCCTTCCGATGCATAATCCGATTCCGGCGTCGAGTCTTTTGCCAAGTACATTTTCGCGCCGCCGAATGGCTCAGCGGTTTTGGCGTTTGCTTTTCCTTTAGCCTTCAACTTGAGACGTTGCTCGGCGTTGGCGCCACTTAGCTCGTAATCCAGTGCATCCTCATCGTAGGAATGCTTGCGGTGTTGCTGCAAATCACTGGGATTCAATTTCTCGAATGTTTGCGACACGGTGGCGAGTGTGGAGGAGAGTATTTTCGGTATTTCCGCAATTTCCGATAATTTACGTTGCATCTCGCGCAGGCGAGCCTCTATTGAAGCAGCCGATTTCACTATTTACAGTGATGGAGCAATTTTatggaaattaaatattaaacggAAATTAATATAAACGAGGAAAAACACGCAAATGAGAGATGTAAGCGTATAGCTTACAATTGGAAATAAAATGGAATGGAAGAGTTattatagtaataaaaatttgattattagtaaaaaatattaaaaaatttagcaaataataatattagtatttgaaataagtataaaaagatatattattttttcctgaTATTTTGAGGTAATAAAattgtgatattaaaaaaaaattattaaaaatttagttgtgaatttagtttttatattttctcttctAATATTATTATGTTCAATGATTTTGCAATGCTAAATGGAAACACTTTGATGTCGCAAGTAAAGCAGTATGGCAAGTACTATTGTATTGGTTTTTGTAAATGCCTAACGCTATTATGAAAACTTTTCAATGTTACTCGGAAGTGGTATCTGGGTGGCGCACGCCATTAAAATGTAAACCACGGCAACATTAGAGAAATACTATATACAAGGTTGAAGGTTTGCGGATATTCAAAGTCTTTTCTATTTTTGGAGCCTAGTATTTCATCTTTATTAGAAACAGTAGATCACTCTATTCATCCATCACACTTGGTGGTTGATGACGTCATAGAGTTGATGAAATATGGAGATCGAActtttaatattacttatattCAATTCCGCACACGACCGCTTTGTAAGTAGCTAATTGGGCGAGTTAAACGCgttttatttcaagaaatattgACTCTCCTCACTTTTGTACTATCATAAAATGTAACCTACATCTGGTATTATCATACGTTGCAGCCTAGTCGAACGGGTCGCCCATCACTACGCGATTTTTGTCTAATACTTGCATTTTGATATTCGTCTTATCATCCGAATATCCGAatcaaataattcaaaaaaatttataaaaataatgaatctTGTCTTGGGtataaagtatttaattttactaaggATTAATAATAagctacaattttttaataaaataactctTATTGTGACTTAACTCATGAAAAGACTTATGACTGAACAACGTTAGCAAGtcgtttaactttattacaaaaattcacgttctataaaGAATGAACGGAATAAACGGATGGACCagctgagacgtagccgtggtcgaaatttgaaagagataatcttcaaaaaataaatgccaaagaatgttctttcgaatggtaaTAAACGTTCGCCAATAAAtgtaaagtttctgtgttttttctttaaaaaagtagggaacctcgaaatgggtcaccctttataacagtttgacatatgttgtcttaaaatttttgtagataATTATATGCTCTGCTAAGTCGTagcatattgttttattttataatcaaCATTTTTGATCATATTCTACAGCTTGGTTTAAACGTTTTGACATTTCAGTAAGGATTTCttgaaaatgtaatatttattatattggaACAATGTTGCTTCTCAACagtgaaagaatttttcaaatctgtCATGTAGGTTCGGAAGACTATTCaattcaaacaaacaaataatcaaatcctttattataatattagtattCTTAACGGCCAGGTCTCCAGCTTTGAAATCTTCGGTTCCACAGATCACTAAAACTGCTCAAATTCAATCCGAAAGCAGTTTCCGTGTTTTGAGATAACTGATTCAGCCAAATCTTTAATTAAGTTGTCTTTAAAATGTAGTCGTATTATGTATCGGAGCATgagtacaaggtgcgttccaaagtaaacaggactttcaattgatgaaacaagtttatggcgatgattgcctatccggTCGCAAAGTgcgcgagtggtttcaacgttttcaaagaatgtttgtgttatcatgagcttcgaacaaagagagaacattaaattttgttttaaaattggtaaaacttttaccgaaacgcttcaattgatgaaacaagtttatggcgatcattgcctatcccgtagcagaaaCGAGTggcttcaacgttttcaaaaaggTCAAAAtcaatgacgatcaacatgtgggccaatcaaaatccgtgatcaatTCATGAAACTGGAATTGAACAAAATCTCCAAAACATTATCGAAATTTGTAAATGGAATTTGAacctccaaaacatcgatttatagcATTTTGACCGAAAGGTATGCacacggtttgttccgctcAAATTGACtcacgaccaaaaattgctgagaagccaacattcgaaggacaacttgtgaccgattatttgaccaaaaatcacattttaaccattaaccactctccgtattcacctgatatggcaccctgcgacttcttccttttcggaaaaatgcatttccccttgaaaggaaagcgttatgcaggcgtagaggccattcaaaaagcttgcaccAGCAtcctggcggccataccggccaacgagctaaaacactcgttcgacatactTTTGGACCATGCGAAAAGccgtattgaagcagaaggagactattttgaataaaataaattgattttgccgaaaaattcattatttaataGTTATATCAATACTTTCCACTCAGATGTGCCACATTTGCCAGATCAAGATTAAAATGTCTCGGATCTCATACTTTTAGAAATCCAGATGAAATAAGGGAAAGGAAATAAAGCACCAGAACAGATGTGTGAAGGTTCAAGGCGCTTTGTCAAGAGTTAATTTCCAATCACAAAAGTGTGTATCTGGTCTTACAAAGGCTATATTTAGCAGCCTAAATGTAATCTCCCTGCTATTTTGAGTGATCAGTTAGGTTAGATAACTGACTTAAAGTAATCTTAGAACTGTCCAATTAATTACACTCGGCTGGTACCAAACTAATTTTTTGTGCTTAGGAATTGtatgatacaattttttcataccAAGCTtccaaaatcgaaatttttgccttcaaagttttaaattgaacttactgaaaattttattaatgaatattatccatatttcttcatattccaatgtaatataaaaatattcaatcaataatattgaaataattttttttcggagatcCCACTTTGATCCCACATAACAACTGTCATATAAGTTAGACCGAAAGATGTTGTAGACCATTGAATTAGGAGGAAAATGTAGATTATATccatcttttttaatttttagtaactatatactatactaaaataaataatgatatttCCCAATAAGCTTAATTTCGAAGAATGCAGAGATTGATTTTTTACACATGCCTCAATTTAcgcgaaaaattttgatttggtCGAATACCCAGAAAAAAGTCATTTTTGCAACACAGTGTTGTTAACTTAgatataatttgtaaataatttaaaaatgaaaattccatgcaaatttatcaaacaaaggttaaaaaaattcaaaaacttcaaaaaccaTATTTACAACTCACACACATTGGTTCAAAAACATTtcaacatattcaaaatatataatacatgtttatatttcatttactGTGCGCAAATCCTGTTCCCTCCATATTTTCATaagcattatatatatatacatacacatatacaactTCAACATACTTCTTTGGTTGGTTATcagcaaaaatgtattttaattaattataatttcatattgtgATTTATGTAAAGCggacaaaatttcaaaacgcaATAATATTTATTCGCAGGCTCATCACCCCTAGCCAAGCTAATCTAATCCTCATCACTATCATATTCGTCTTTATCCTCGTCCGTATCCTCATCATCTGAGTCCTTTGCCGTTTTGCGACCACTCTTGCGACCCGTTTGACGTCCACCGCGTCGTTTGGCGTTCGACGCATTGACATTGCGTCGACCCCTGGTCTCCTCACGCGGCTGCGTGGTCGGTTTCATTGAACGCGAGGCGGTGGGCAGCGCCAGCAGCATATCCTCAATGGTACGTTCTCTCAGCTCATGATTTTCGCCCACCTCGGCGAAGAAGCGGCGTATATTGCGTATGATGCGATGGTGTGGCAACTCCTACGATTGCACGGTGGCGGTGGCGAAGTACAAAGTCGATTCAAATGGCGGAAAGCGTTTGGCGTTTCACGGTGGTTTGGTTTCGTTGGGGCGTAACAAAGCATGGTTTaaagcagcggcggcggcggcagcgcgGGTTGTGAATAGagaattttggtttattttttttttttttaatttttattgtacaGTTATGGTTGTGACAGTCGTAAAGTGGAATATACATTAGTAGGTGGCTGCTGTGGATGGCTTTGGAGTTTTGTGTGGAAGTGGATGCGTTTTAATGTCAAGGTACTTTACGGTGTTAACGGCATCTTAACGGACTGAGATGTTTATATGCtgggtattttatttttaagcatatCTTTTGCCAAGAATTATTTGGgtagtaaacaaatttttctttgcttttagtATATTTCTGGTTCAGAAATTTGATTTGTGTGAATGCCGGGTGTTTTTATATTGAAGTTTATGGTAATGTTAGGAAAGgcttatcaaaattattttggcaTAATCagttccaaaaattatttaactaaaataattatgtCCTACTCtagtaataataatttgatatttatttatttttaacggaAATTAACCagtttattttttctgaaatggATTGAATgggattaaatttgaaatttttgatggaCTGTAATATTTACATCTTAAAAAGTTTtatctattaaatattttctggtTGTAATTTGAGGAGAAAATCGACATGTTCTAGGCTATTTCTTAAAACGTTTAAAAGgaatatttcttttagttttgtAAGTAGGCAGCAGATTGCTCTCAGATTGGAGGGTTCTTGATGACCAGCTCAGCTCTGGCCACTGGTACTAAACTCTTCTGTTGGATCTTAGGTTAGAAATCGGGGAATCTTGCAGACGCTTATTCAATAAGACTATCCGGGGGAGATTTAATGACGTTTTATATGAAACTGGATTATCAATATACAATTACGAGACAAGAAAGCTCAAGAGAACTTCATAGAAAATCTTCTGTGAGAAAGTAGAGGATAGTCAGGAGTCCGCTATGTTCAGGCGCATCCTCGCAAAGAACCCCATTCCCTCGTTGTCTTAAGGAtgtcaataaaaagaaaaactttccAGGAAATACACTCCTCTCTTAGTGCTACAAGAGGATTGATTAGCATTTGTCGACTTTGAACGGCACGTGACTTGACTAGTTCAAATCATTCAAATCCTCGCGGCCAGCTGGCATCACCCCAGCGCAACTGCAACAGGATATTAGAGTGTCATGAAACTGGCTGATATATATCTACGCGAACTTCATAAGACTGGGGTTTACCAGGGCTTTGAGAAAGGTCAGAGTTACGTTGATACCAAAAAATGGTAAGAGCTCTCTCGTCACGGTAAAGAATTTTAGGCTCACCAGGCTCTCCTCtttcttaataaaaagtttgaaaggCTGTAGAAGGATCGGCTGACACATAAGTGGAGTATTCCAAAAGATCCTTTATCGGGGAGGCAACATGCTTATTGTAAGAGTATGTCAGTAGACCTATACATACTATCGTGATTATGAAATTTGGAAGGgcttttcattaaataaatctAAGCTCAAATCattcaattaaagaaaaattctaaaatctaGCCCAACTCTATCCGCTTTTAAAGTCAGTACATTTAGAACAGATCTAACCATGGATCCTTTCGCGCCGTAACGAACGGCAGAGACAACGACGCTTGAACCATGGTCTTGACAGTAACTGATTTCAAGAATATCGTCATGCTGTGAACTCATTTCAGAAAACGTCCCTGCACATATGCGGTAAGGGTTTGATTAAAGGCAGATCATACTACAAGCGCCAACAGGGATTTTACTTAGACAACTTAGAACGTCATTTAGTTGTGATAcctaaaacttttatatattgaTCGTAAAGACCCGCATAATTTCACAAAGCGGTTAGAGCCTGTCCCAAATTTTTGAGGCGGCATCTCTTCTGGTCCGCCAAAAGTATAGCAGACGAGCCGTTTGAATCTTAGTCTAGCAAGAACCGGACAATGGAGGAAAAAATGGCTGCATGTTTCTACCTCACCTTCTTCGAAAAACTTTGACAGTTTGCGTTCGACAAGACTTTTAGCTGTACCGCATGAATGCTTATTGGACGATGTATTAAGTACAAGAACTTCTGCGATTGCGGCAAGATAGTAGTAACAAGTAGTTCAGTAAGTCCACTCTGTTTTACCCTGGGCCAGAAGGATGTTGCAGTCGCAGAGGGTCCGTATCGGTCTACGAATACTAAGCTCACGAGAGGTCCATAGTTTCAGTGCTAGACTGCAAGAGGAATGTACAGGGAAAGCCAAAGAAGCTCCTTCTTCATATCTCATTGGATTTGCTGTTTCCAGCGATTCCGCTAAGGACAGGTACCCAAACGAGTGTGATAATGAAGTAAATAAATGCTTTCAGTGAAG
It includes:
- the LOC126756959 gene encoding VID27-like protein isoform X2 — encoded protein: MEEDPDFELGEEKSIVLRVPKPAPPPKEFTPTPLLGTRFWHPIMWIDPPEPPKPKKKKTKTEVDEEGNEVIIELSEDESSEDEEEKELPHHRIIRNIRRFFAEVGENHELRERTIEDMLLALPTASRSMKPTTQPREETRGRRNVNASNAKRRGGRQTGRKSGRKTAKDSDDEDTDEDKDEYDSDED
- the LOC126756958 gene encoding surface protein-like; its protein translation is MFAAACKNMFMRLTVKSAASIEARLREMQRKLSEIAEIPKILSSTLATVSQTFEKLNPSDLQQHRKHSYDEDALDYELSGANAEQRLKLKAKGKANAKTAEPFGGAKMYLAKDSTPESDYASEGNYESNEADTDDDYDVADVGGGDGDADDDDDENACESRNMKERNGARKAACFQGVESGTSNYVLRAVDPVKINTGSEAEAAIPYAFLTRMRPAKSSVPQRKQYKQQHHHDNVNDSVNVIAGDKDYGDITTTDDEAQDYVDDDDNEDSDEDVVTARLVSDDSGSDVETEAADVAGNSVDDDDDATYDDEADDDEDFLTATYTWNLNKIPKLQLNDEKQSGDESNSYKDQIDMDDTDEEKPKKKARWCHTDDDLQKEKHLQWVDAEDEKEKKFADKLERSWPWADREKIIYKQSTCHLVRRRPLGLVEQRIKLLAKQNLSDSLERQLQ